Proteins from one Malaya genurostris strain Urasoe2022 chromosome 2, Malgen_1.1, whole genome shotgun sequence genomic window:
- the LOC131428267 gene encoding dipeptidyl peptidase 9, translating into MDGNSVGSGGGGGNGNGSASASGSGGRSIRDSDDSGEENALDRSNGRHSRLELLLNPSVPSGSGQKKSWSELKSIVNDMRRQMASLASMFPMNVNFRSLSDGRTRVYFLSPPASNGWDTVLFYTDVPASETDNCAPMRLEWNPVLEPIVSHLSTNNSREVQLLLERKRLSIWGITSYELHKSSGKIVFPACNTLYQCLDTGYGEGTLFPSELRIFQRSAAIDPQICPRNSDLVAYVCNGDIWVIHTVSGHSERLTFAHDGRRSFAEDPLTAGVPSYVMQEEFNRYQGFWWQPKSDDEIYRIVYEEVDESDVSLYTFPSSQSVGGDYEEYRFPRAGSANAKSKLKLVQFRLSESLKITDACIKELQCPLTYAFPWLEYVVRIGWTPDSNYVWAQLMNRVQQRLDLVLIPLDNFCELYSSSSPSPPESGNRATPDAKPSSSSILESSSDYWKSPLARLTRSMQVIYSEHSSNWVNVHDVLHFLEITDDRVVFLWASEETGFRHLYLVTSSLATGGITISNSSSISSSSSSSSSSSSSSGNNCTGAATSNGSNSNNNHKVDNISHNNHCHHSRDGPTRIEGANSNNQPNRATGRTFTATHIDGCGTLEPRIVNKVALTSGDWEVLGRNVWVDKRHQLVYFMGLRQTPLEKHLYVVNMLKPNWLRLLTVPGYSFTVEFNDDCTMFLQTYCNIQTLPSWELVHVKQNCSNGNVAGLELISMGYLFEGGPSENTQFNPTIYSPRLTSGESIYAMVFKPHNFTLGVKYPTVLNVYGGPEVQTVSNTFKGMRQLRMHMLAAQGYCVVCVDSRGSRHRGVRFESHIRGRMGTVELADQVEVLKMLAEQLGYIDMNRVAIHGWSYGGYLSLMGLVQYPEIFKLSIAGAPVTSWEYYDTGYTERYMDLPDNNRSGYTAGSVLSYIHKFPDEDNRLLIIHGLIDENVHFFHTSQLVNGLIKANKPYQLQVYPNERHSLRNLEASKHYETKLLSFLQNHL; encoded by the exons ATGGACGGAAATAGTGTGGGGAGCGGTGGCGGAGGAGGAAACGGGAACGGTTCTGCCAGTGCATCCGGAAGTGGAGGACGCAGTATTCGCGACAGCGATGACAGTGGCGAAGAGAATGCCCTTGACCGCTCGAATGGACGTCATTCGCGGTTAGAGCTGCTCCTGAATCCTTCGGTACCGAGTGGAAGCGGTCAAAAAAAATCTTGGTCCGAGTTGAAATCGATAGTTAACGATATGAGACGGCAAATGGCTTCACTGGCCAGTATGTTTCCGATGAATGTCAATTTTCGATCGCTATCGGATGGACGGACACGAGTTTATTTTCTTAGTCCACCTGCGTCTAACGGATGGGATACGGTGCTTTTCTACACGGATGTACCGGCCAGCGAAACCGACAATTGTGCACCTATGAGACTGGAGTGGAACCCCGTATTGGAACCAATAGTGTCCCATCTGTCCACTAATAATTCTCGTGAGGTTCAGCTACTGTTGGAACGCAAACGTCTTTCGATTTGGGGAATCACTTCCTACGAGTTGCACAAATCGAGTGGGAAAATTGTCTTTCCGGCATGCAACACTTTGTATCAGTGTTTGGACACTGGCTACGGCGAGGGGACACTGTTTCCATCGGAGCTTCGTATTTTTCAGCGTTCGGCAGCTATAGACCCGCAGATTTGTCCCCGGAACTCCGATCTTGTGGCCTACGTATGCAATGGAGATATTTGGGTAATTCACACTGTCAGTGGCCATAGCGAACGGTTAACTTTTGCCCACGATGGACGGAGATCTTTCGCCGAAGATCCACTAACGGCCGGTGTTCCGTCGTACGTCATGCAGGAAGAATTCAACCGTTATCAGGGTTTCTGGTGGCAACCGAAAAGCGATGACGAGATCTACCGAATAGTGTACGAAGAAGTGGACGAAAGCGACGTCAGTTTGTACACGTTTCCATCTTCCCAATCCGTCGGTGGTGACTACGAGGAGTATCGCTTCCCCCGTGCCGGTTCGGCGAACGCAAAATCGAAGCTGAAATTGGTACAATTTCGCTTGTCGGAATCGTTGAAAATTACCGATGCCTGCATCAAAGAACTGCAGTGTCCATTGACCTATGCCTTCCCGTGGTTGGAGTACGTGGTGAGGATCGGTTGGACACCTGATTCGAATTA CGTTTGGGCTCAGCTGATGAACCGGGTGCAACAGCGGTTGGATTTGGTACTGATTCCTTTGGATAATTTCTGCGAGCTGTACAGTAGTTCATCGCCATCACCGCCAGAAAGTGGTAATCGCGCAACGCCGGACGCGAAACCATCCTCGTCGTCTATTCTTGAGTCTTCCAGTGACTACTGGAAATCCCCGCTCGCTCGACTGACCCGATCGATGCAAGTCATCTACTCCGAGCATTCTAGCAACTGGGTAAATGTTCACGACGTGCTGCACTTCCTCGAAATCACCGATGACCGAGTCGTGTTTCTGTGGGCTTCGGAGGAAACTGGCTTCCGACATCTGTACTTGGTAACGTCTAGTCTTGCCACCGGCGGCATTACCATCAGCAATAGCAGTAGCatcagtagtagtagtagtagtagtagcagcagcagcagtagtagtGGTAATAACTGTACTGGTGCTGCTACGAGTAACGGCAGCAATAGCAACAACAATCACAAGGTCGACAATATCAGTCACAACAATCACTGTCATCATAGTAGAGACGGTCCTACGCGTATCGAAGGTGCCAACAGCAATAATCAGCCAAACCGTGCAACGGGACGAACCTTCACGGCGACGCACATCGATGGGTGCGGAACACTGGAACCTCGAATTGTAAATAAG GTAGCGCTCACCTCCGGCGACTGGGAAGTGTTAGGTCGCAACGTTTGGGTTGACAAACGGCACCAGTTGGTGTACTTCATGGGACTGCGGCAGACCCCACTGGAGAAGCACCTTTACGTAGTCAACATGCTGAAACCAAACTGGCTTCGGTTACTCACCGTGCCCGGATACTCGTTTACGGTAGAGTTCAACGAT GATTGTACCATGTTCCTGCAAACGTACTGCAATATCCAAACACTGCCCTCCTGGGAGCTGGTACACGTTAAGCAAAACTGCTCGAATGGAAACGTAGCCGGACTGGAACTGATTTCGATGGGATATCTGTTCGAGGGTGGACCCTcggaaaatactcaattcaatccGACCATCTACAGTCCCCGGCTGACGTCCGGTGAATCTATCTACGCTATGGTGTTTAAACCGCACAATTTCACGCTCGGGGTAAAGTACCCTACGGTGCTGAATGTCTACGGTGGTCCAGAGGTTCAAACCGTTAGCAACACATTCAAG GGTATGAGACAATTACGGATGCACATGCTTGCTGCTCAAGGATACTGCGTAGTGTGCGTCGATTCACGAGGTTCGCGTCATCGCGGGGTACGATTCGAAAGCCACATACGCGGTCGGATGGGTACAGTGGAACTTGCCGATCAGGTGGAAGTGTTGAAAATGCTTGCCGAACAGTTAGGCTACATTGACATGAATCGGGTTGCAATTCACGGGTGGTCTTACG GTGGCTACCTTAGTCTGATGGGACTGGTGCAGTATCCGGAAATATTCAAACTGTCTATTGCCGGTGCACCGGTTACGAGCTGGGAGTACTACGATACGGGTTACACTGAGCGGTACATGGATCTTCCTGACAATAATCGGTCCGGCTATACCGCTGGTTCGGTGCTTAGCTATATACACAAATTCCCGGATGA GGACAATCGCCTGCTCATCATCCACGGTTTAATCGACGAAAACGTACACTTCTTCCACACATCACAGCTCGTGAATGGTTTGATCAAAGCCAACAAACCATACCAGCTGCAGGTCTACCCGAACGAGCGTCACTCGTTGCGCAATCTGGAAGCGAGCAAACACTACGAAACGAAGCTGTTGTCCTTTCTTCAGAACCACCTGTGA